ACCTCGTGGATGAGGGCCTGCAGCTTCTCGAGAAAGGCGTTGAACGCCGCGGCCAGTTCCCCCATTTCGTCCCGGCTGGTCACGGGGAGGCGGCGGGTGAGGTCGGCCTCGCCGGTGGCCATCTCGGCCACCCGGGCGGTGAGGGTCCGGATCGGGCGGCCCACCTGGACGCCAAGCAGCACCCAGGTACCCAGGGCGGCGGCCAGCAGGCCGGCGAGCCCCGTGACCACGCCGGTGGCGATGCTCGCCCGGCGGGCGCGGGCGAGAAAGGTTCGGCTCTCCTGCTGGGCCCGAACGAGGTCCGCGAGGCTGTAGCGCACGTACAGCACGCCGGCCAGGTCCCCGGGTTTGGCCTCGTCGTGGCACCGGAGGCAGTCCGCCGCCATCCTGTGGGCCCGCAGAAGCACGACCTCCCCGGCACCGGGCACCTCGGCCACCCCCGATCCGGTCGACGCCCGGCGGAAGGCCGCTGGGTCGAACGGTTTTCCCACCGAGGTTTCCCGGCTGGCGTAGGCGATCTTCCCCTTGGGATCCAGGAGCCCGATCTCGACCACCCCTCCGATCTTTCCAAGGTCGGCCAGCAGGTCCTCGAACTGGTCCATCTCGCCCCGCTCCAGGGATCCCTTGGTCCCGGTCTCGAGGCTTGCGAACACGTTGCGGGCCTGGGCCAGGGCCGAGGCCCGCAACGCCTCGGCATTGGAGCGGGCCTGTTCCTCCAACGCCTGGGTCGAACGGCTCGTGGCCACCCAGGTGCTGAGCCCGAACGACAGGGCCAGCACCGCCACGAGAAATCCCCCCGCCTTCACCTGGATCCCGATGCGCATGGAACCCTCCGCAGAAACGCTGGACCTCGGGATGTGGCCGATGGTTTGGTTTTTCCAGTAACTTCGGTCGACGGTCAGCGGTCGTCGGTCTGGGGCCCTCGGCCCGCTGGGCGCCAGGCGGCTCTCGAACCGCGCCAAAGCTCGGGGGCATGGGGCCTGCTTCCGGCCGCGCGCGGCTCTCCAGCAGACCCCATGCCCCCCGGACCCTGAGGTGGCGCCAAAGAGGTGGGGCCATACTTGGAACACTCCGGAATCAAGTAGGTTTTCATGCGTCCCAGCGTCCCAGCCTCCCAGCGTCCTAGCGGAAGTCACATGGAAGCCGTCTCCCCGGCGAGGTCACGCGGTGCGGCCCTCGTTGAGCCGGAAAAACGGGTAGGCCGGGTCCCGAGCGAATCCCGGCCGGGCGCACCCCGTGCACGGAGCCCTGCCCCTCACACACCAGTTCGTCCCGCCGTTCCACCCCCGCCAGGGGCAGTCGGCGTGGGTCAGGGCGCCCTGGCACCCCAGCTTGAACAAGCACCCGTCCTCGCCCGGGGTTCGGGCGAACTCCTGGCGCTCGTACCGGGCGAAGTGGGGGCACTGGTCGTGGACCGGCCGGCCGAAGAACGCGGTGGGGCGGTGCTCCTCATCGACCGTTATGTCGTTCTTGTGCAGCACCAGCACGGCGGTCCCCACGATCCAGTGGGGGTGTGCCGGGCAGCCGGGCACGTTCAGGTGGGGGACCGAGACCCCCGCCCTCGCCAGGACCTCGCTCACCGGGGCCGCGCCGGTGGGGTTGGCCGCGGCTGCCGGGATGCCCCCAAAGCTCGCGCAGGTCCCCACGGCCAGCACGGCCCGGGCCCGGGCCGCCGCGCGGGAGACCAGGCTCGCGATGGGCTCGTCGCCCACGGTGCAGGCCCGGGGCATACCCAGGGGCATGGCCCCCTCCACGGCCAGTAGGTAACCCCCGGCGTTCACGGCCCGGTCCACCGCTGCCAGTGCCTCGTCTCCGGTGGCTGCGGACAGGGTGGGGTGGAACCACACCGAGAAGTATCGGGTCAGCAGCTCGGCCGGACCGGGCCGCTCCCCGTTCAACAGGCTCACCGAGCAGCCGGAGCACGACTGCCCTTGGAGCCACACCAGGCCCGGCCGCCGGGCGGCCAGTCCCTCCAGGGCCCGGGCGAGCCGGGGCACGGAGCCCGAGCCGAGCCCCAGTCCGGCGGCCAGCATCGCCGCATCCCGCAGAAACTCCCGTCGGGTGTGAGCCATGGCGGGTTCTCCTTTGTCGGCGGATTCAATGCACCGCGCAGGCGATGCACGGATCGAACGAGCGCACCACCCGCGCGACCGCCAGCCCCCTGGGCTCCCCTTCCAGAGGCTCCAGCCCCTCCAGGGCGGCCTCCACCGCCCCGGGCCGGCCCCGGCCGTCCCGGGGCGAGAAGTTCCAGGTGCTGGGGACGATGCACTGATAGGCCTCGATCCGAAGCTCCCGTACGCTCACCCAGTGGCCCAGGGCTCCCCGCGGCGCCTCCACGAGGCCGGCCCCGTCCCCCGAGGCGTTGGGCTCGTAGGGCCCGACCGTGGGGCCGGCAGGGTCGAGGCGGTCGAGCCAGGCTTCCATGCGGCGGGCCAGCATCCAAGCCTCGAGGGCCCGGGCGAGGTGCCGGCCCGTCACGCCGGAGAGCTCCGACAGCCGCAGACCGGCGGGCGCGAGCCACCGCTCCCCGGCCTCCTTCACCTCCGGCAGCCCCGAGGCCGCGGCCACCCGGAGCCGGGCCAGGGGGCCCACCTCCACCGGGCGGCCGTCGTAGCGGGGCGCCTTGAGCCAGGAATACGCACCCGGCTTTTCCGGGTCGGGCTCGGCCCCCCGGTACCGGCTGTGGGCGGTCTCCTCTGTGATCCGGCCCGGGTCCAGCGGCTCGAGCCGGTCGCCGGCCCACACGCCGGCCGGAAGCCAGGGCCGTCCGTCCGCCTCCTCGAACGCCCCGAACGCGAGGTACCGGTCGGGGCCGACGCCCTGGCCGGCGAGGTGCGGGAACCGGGCCGCCACCTCGAGCGCGTCCGGCAGGTACACCTGCTCCACGAACCCGCGGACCGAGGCCAGCTCGCTCCGGAACCCCTCGACGCCGAGGGGATCCACGCCCGCGGTGACTCCGCCGGGAACCAGCGTGGCGGTGTGGGGAACCCGCCCACCGAACCGGGCCGCCATGCGGTGGGTGGCCTGTCGCACCTCCAGCGCCTTCAGGTAGTGTCCCAGGGCCCGTCCCGCCCACCGGCCGTCCGAGGGCAGCCCAGCGGGCCACTGGGGCAGGAAGGGGGCGGCGGGAAGTACCCGGTTCGACCGCACCTCGGCCTCCACCCAGGTCCGGAGGGCCCGCACCGCCGGATCGGGATCGTCGGATTTCAAAAGTGCTCCCACGTCCACGAAGTCCAGGGCCGACAGGTGGTAGAAGTGGAGCAGGTGGCTCTGGAGGAAGTTGGCTCCCAGCACCAGGCTGCGGAGCAGCCGGCCGTTGGGCGGCACCCGAATCCCCAGGGCCTGTTCCAGCGCCCGGCACGAGGCCACGGCGTGGCTCACCGGGCACACCCCGCAGATGCGCTGGGTGATCACGGGCGCGTCCAGGGCGTCCCTCCCCCTCAGGATCGACTCGAAACCGCGAAACATCTCGCCGGCCACCCGGGCCTCGGCGAGCCTGGGGCCGTCCCAGCGGGTTTCCACCCTGAGGTGCCCCTCGATCCGGGTCACCGGGTCGAGCACGATCGTGGCCATGACGTGGTCCTCCTGCTGGGGCGGGGAGCCGGTGCCGAGCCCCACCGTCGATCCGTTGGAACGCCCCGTGGCATCCGGGGTCCAGGTCGGCAAATCCCTGGGAAAGCTTTAGGAAATCGGAGGGGATTTTCCGAGGACCGGCACGCAAAATTTGCCGGAGTTGGAAAAGACTCGCATTCGAAGGGGGCTCGTTTCGAGTTGTTGCAGGCCGTGGGGGACAGAGGAGGGGCCGGGGCAGCCGGCGCCGGCCGGCCGTGGTCCGTGGCTGGATTTCTTTCCTCCCGGTTTGCTTGACAGCGGTGGGACGGCTTTGTATAGTCCGGCCATGATGTGGGATGAGGTGGGATAGAGTGGGTTCCAGGGCCATGGAGGCCGCATGTTCCGGGGATGCTTCGAGCACACCATCGACGACAAGGGTCGGCTCAGCATCCCCGCTCGCTTCCGGGAAGCCCTGGAGACCACGTTCAGCGCCCCCCTCTACCTGACCCGCCACAAGGACTGCTTGGTCGCCTACCCGGCCGACGAGTGGAGGGCCCTCGAGGCCCGGATCAACGAACTGCCCGCCTTCGATCCCAAGATCCAGGCCTTTCGACGGTTCTTCTACGCCCCCGCGCAGGAGTGCGCGGTGGACCGGGCCGGCCGTATCCTGGTGCCGCCCACCCTCCGGGCCTACGCCGGCCTCGACCGCCAGGTGGTGCTCGCCGGGATGGGAAAGAACTTCGAGATCTGGGCCAAGGAACGCTACGACGCCGCCATGGACGCGGTGGCCGCCCAGTTCGACGAGATCGCCGGGGCGGTGGGGGGATTGGGGCTGTGACCCGCATCGTCCGGCGCACCCACCGGGGGGTGATCGTGGTCCGGATCGAGGGGGACGTCGGGTTGGAGCGGGCTCGGGACTTCGAGGAGGCCCTGCGGGGCGCGCCGGGCGACCGTTTGGTCGTGGACCTGCGCAAGGCCCGGCACCTCCACTACCGCATGGCGAGCCAGCTCCTGTTGCTGGCCCGGCGGCGGAGGGTGCAGCTGGTGGGGCCGAGCCCCTACCTGCGGCAGATCCTCCGGTTCGTGGGCGGGGCCGACGGAGATCTCCCCGAGTTCCGGACCCTCCGGGAGGCCCTGCAGGCCCATGACGCCGCCTGATCGGCCATACCACGTGCCCGTGCTGGCCCGGGAGGTCGT
This is a stretch of genomic DNA from Deferrisoma camini S3R1. It encodes these proteins:
- a CDS encoding nickel-dependent hydrogenase large subunit gives rise to the protein MATIVLDPVTRIEGHLRVETRWDGPRLAEARVAGEMFRGFESILRGRDALDAPVITQRICGVCPVSHAVASCRALEQALGIRVPPNGRLLRSLVLGANFLQSHLLHFYHLSALDFVDVGALLKSDDPDPAVRALRTWVEAEVRSNRVLPAAPFLPQWPAGLPSDGRWAGRALGHYLKALEVRQATHRMAARFGGRVPHTATLVPGGVTAGVDPLGVEGFRSELASVRGFVEQVYLPDALEVAARFPHLAGQGVGPDRYLAFGAFEEADGRPWLPAGVWAGDRLEPLDPGRITEETAHSRYRGAEPDPEKPGAYSWLKAPRYDGRPVEVGPLARLRVAAASGLPEVKEAGERWLAPAGLRLSELSGVTGRHLARALEAWMLARRMEAWLDRLDPAGPTVGPYEPNASGDGAGLVEAPRGALGHWVSVRELRIEAYQCIVPSTWNFSPRDGRGRPGAVEAALEGLEPLEGEPRGLAVARVVRSFDPCIACAVH
- the mraZ gene encoding division/cell wall cluster transcriptional repressor MraZ produces the protein MFRGCFEHTIDDKGRLSIPARFREALETTFSAPLYLTRHKDCLVAYPADEWRALEARINELPAFDPKIQAFRRFFYAPAQECAVDRAGRILVPPTLRAYAGLDRQVVLAGMGKNFEIWAKERYDAAMDAVAAQFDEIAGAVGGLGL
- a CDS encoding STAS domain-containing protein; amino-acid sequence: MTRIVRRTHRGVIVVRIEGDVGLERARDFEEALRGAPGDRLVVDLRKARHLHYRMASQLLLLARRRRVQLVGPSPYLRQILRFVGGADGDLPEFRTLREALQAHDAA
- a CDS encoding hydrogenase small subunit, translating into MAHTRREFLRDAAMLAAGLGLGSGSVPRLARALEGLAARRPGLVWLQGQSCSGCSVSLLNGERPGPAELLTRYFSVWFHPTLSAATGDEALAAVDRAVNAGGYLLAVEGAMPLGMPRACTVGDEPIASLVSRAAARARAVLAVGTCASFGGIPAAAANPTGAAPVSEVLARAGVSVPHLNVPGCPAHPHWIVGTAVLVLHKNDITVDEEHRPTAFFGRPVHDQCPHFARYERQEFARTPGEDGCLFKLGCQGALTHADCPWRGWNGGTNWCVRGRAPCTGCARPGFARDPAYPFFRLNEGRTA